One window from the genome of Amycolatopsis sp. NBC_01480 encodes:
- a CDS encoding response regulator, whose product MTESFGPIDILLVEDDPGDVLMTREAFEHHKIRNPLYVVSDGVEALQFLRQEDPYADAPRPGLVLLDLNLPRKDGREVLAEVKAAPELRCIPVVVLTTSEAEEDILRSYDLHANAYVTKPVDFDRFVEVVRQIDDFWVTVVKLPR is encoded by the coding sequence ATGACCGAGAGCTTCGGCCCGATCGACATCCTGCTCGTCGAGGACGATCCCGGCGACGTGCTGATGACGCGGGAGGCGTTCGAGCACCACAAGATCCGCAACCCGCTGTACGTGGTGTCCGACGGCGTCGAGGCGCTGCAGTTCCTGCGCCAGGAGGACCCGTACGCCGACGCGCCGCGGCCCGGGCTGGTCCTGCTGGACCTGAACCTGCCCCGCAAGGACGGGCGCGAGGTGCTGGCCGAGGTCAAGGCCGCGCCCGAGCTGCGCTGCATCCCGGTGGTGGTGCTGACCACCTCCGAGGCCGAGGAGGACATCCTGCGCAGCTACGACCTGCACGCCAACGCGTACGTGACCAAGCCGGTGGACTTCGACCGGTTTGTCGAGGTCGTCCGCCAGATCGACGATTTCTGGGTCACCGTCGTCAAGTTGCCCCGCTGA
- a CDS encoding ATP-binding protein: protein MPVTDDGALPVAPLRCDGVPAEPRALRTLRHRLTAWALAAGIEPDLAQDIALAGYEALANVADHAYQNNHGGLVDLEASLDGGRVEVVITDHGQWRPPVADSARVSLRGRGLMLLRASADAAEITPGADGTVVTLGWNLPVPSSH from the coding sequence GTGCCGGTGACCGACGACGGCGCCTTGCCGGTCGCGCCCTTGCGCTGCGACGGCGTGCCGGCCGAGCCCCGCGCCCTGCGCACTCTGCGCCACCGGCTCACGGCGTGGGCGCTGGCGGCCGGCATCGAGCCGGACCTGGCCCAGGACATCGCGCTGGCCGGATACGAGGCGCTGGCGAACGTCGCGGACCACGCGTACCAGAACAACCACGGCGGCCTGGTGGACCTGGAGGCCTCGCTGGACGGCGGCCGCGTCGAGGTCGTGATCACCGACCACGGCCAGTGGCGCCCGCCGGTGGCCGACTCGGCCCGGGTGTCCTTGCGCGGGCGCGGGTTGATGCTGCTGCGCGCGAGCGCGGACGCCGCGGAGATCACCCCCGGCGCGGACGGCACTGTGGTGACCCTGGGCTGGAACCTGCCGG
- a CDS encoding STAS domain-containing protein: MSSRDIPAARPDSGELQVTVRWRGDAAVVAVAGEIDLVTAPEFDEVVAGVVDQGPAVLVVDLCAVSFLSSAGLQVLAGAHRRLGERGLRAVTTSTVTSRPFTSTGLDTWIGLFGSVDEALAATPGTGE; this comes from the coding sequence ATGTCTTCCCGGGATATTCCCGCCGCCCGCCCGGACAGCGGCGAGCTCCAGGTCACCGTGCGCTGGCGCGGTGACGCGGCGGTGGTGGCCGTGGCGGGTGAGATCGACCTGGTCACCGCGCCGGAATTCGACGAGGTCGTGGCCGGCGTCGTGGACCAGGGCCCGGCGGTGCTGGTGGTCGACCTGTGCGCGGTCTCGTTCCTCAGCTCGGCCGGCCTGCAGGTGCTCGCGGGCGCCCACCGGCGGCTCGGCGAGCGCGGCCTGCGGGCGGTCACCACCTCGACCGTCACGTCGAGGCCGTTCACCAGCACCGGCCTGGACACCTGGATCGGGCTGTTCGGCTCGGTCGACGAGGCGCTGGCCGCCACCCCGGGAACGGGGGAGTGA